The window AAGTCGACTGGATTGAAAAATCAAGAACAGAAAGCGGAAACACAATCGATTATTTCCGTGTGGATACAGTAAAACATGTAGAAAACACAACATGGATGGCGTTTAAAAATGCCCTAACAAAAGAAATGCCGGAATTCAAAATGATCGGCGAGTCGTGGGGCGCAAATGCGAACGATGACCACGGTTACTTACACAACGGTATGATGGACTCGTTACTAGACTTTGAGTTTAAAAATATTGCTAGAGACTTTGCAAATGGGCAAATCCTTTCGGCGCAATCTCGTTTAGAAAACAGAAACAACAAACTATCCAACGGAGCAACAGTAGGAAACTTTTTAGGAAGTCACGATGAAGAAAGATTCCTAGAAATAGTTGGTGGCGACTTAGGGAAATACCAAGTAGCAGCTTCTCTACAACTAACGGCTAAAGGCCAGCCAGTTATTTATTATGGAGAAGAACTTGGCCTTGGTGGCAAAGCTAACTATCCTTATTATGACAACAGACAAAACATGCCTTGGCAGGAGATTGATGGGAACCGTACTTTAGCGCACTACAAAAAAGTGTTAGCATTCCGAAACGAACATGCGACAGTTTTTGCAAAAGGCGCTCGTGAAAAGGTAGCGGGCTCAGACCAAGACCAATATTTACTATTCTCGCGCAGCTACAACGGTGATGCCGTATACGTTGGCTTAAACACAGCTAAAGCTACAAAAGAAATAACAGTAAATGCCGGTTCTGAACATGCGGTCGTAACAAACCATTACAAGAACACAACCCATGCTGCTGATAAAAATGGCCATGTAACGTTATCTCTTCCTTCGATGGAAGATGGTGGGACGGCCTTGTTCACAGTGGATAACGGCTCTTTAAGCGAACTTCCAAAGGGTGATGTGGGTGAAATTCCTGCAGATACGATTCGAATTCATTATCAACGAACAGATAATAGTTACGAAAACCTTGGCTTATGGTTATGGGGCGATGTAGCATCACCTTCGGAAAACTGGCCATCTGGCGGGACGAAATTCCAAGCGGATCAAGTGACGAGCTACGGTGCATACGTTGACGTACCAATGAAAAAAGGTGCCGAGAATATCGGATTCCTTGTGTTGAACGTAACGAATGGTGATAAAGATGGCGAAGACAAATGGGTAGAGCTATTCTCGCCAGACATTAATGAGCTTTGGATTAAGCAAGGTTCAGACCAAGTGTCCTTATATGAACCAGTTGATTTGCCAGCAAACACAGTGCGTATTCATTATGATCGAAATAATAATGATTATGACGGTTGGGGTTTATGGAACTGGCATGATGTACAGTCCCCTTCTGACGGTTGGCCAAATGGTGCGGCAGATGCGGCTGGTGTTGGGAAACATGGGGCGTATTATGATATAAAATTAATAGACAACGCAGAAAAAATTGGCTTCCTTTTTGTGAATAAAAACAATGGCCAACAGACTGGAGATATGACGTTCGAGATGTTAAAAGATCATAACATGTTGTTTGTAAAAGAAGGAGAGGACAGTGTGTACACAGATCCATATGGTGCGGTACCAATTGCGCTATTGTCTGGGGAAGTTCTTTCTGATAAGAAAATTACCCTTCTTTTCACAACAACAGAAGGATTGCATGTAGAAGATTTAATGGAGCAATTAGAAATGAAGGATGTTGATGGGAACACAGTAGTTGTCACAAGCATTACGATTGAAGATAGTAAGCGAGTGACGCTTCATGGTGAGTTTGACTTAGAGAAAGTTCCGTTTACTGTAACGCTTGGGGATCGTACGATTTTGGCGAAAACTGGCTGGCGCTTAATCGATGAAATGTACGGTTATGACGGAAAGCTTGGGGCAGAGTTGCACCATGACGGTACAGCGACGTTGAAAGTGTGGTCGCCGAAAGCGGAAGATGTAAAGGTTGTTTTATATGATAAAGACGACCAAAACGTGATTGTTCGTGAAATGGACATGGTAAAAGGAGACCGCGGTGTGTGGAGCGTGGAACTATCCATGTTTAATACGGGATTGGATTCTTTAAGAGGCTACTACTATCACTACGCGATTACACATAATGGTGAAACGAAGTTAGCGTTAGACCCTTACGCGAAGTCGATGGCAGCGTGGAGTCATACTAGTGGTGACCCTGTAGGGAAAGCGGCAATTGTGGATATTGGCAGCATCGGTCCAGATTTAGATTACGCAAACATCCCTGGCTATGAAAAGCGTGAAGATGCGATTATTTATGAAGTGCACGTTCGTGACTTTACGTCCGATCCGAATATTGCGGAAAGTTTAAAAGCGCAGTTCGGTACGTTTGCTTCTTTTGTGGAAAAATTAGATTATATTCAAGAACTAGGTGTGACGCACGTTCAGCTATTACCTGTTATGAGCTATTTCTTTGGGGATGAGCTGAAAAATGGCGAGAGAATGCTAGAGTATGCGTCAACGCAAACGAACTACAACTGGGGTTATGACCCGCACAGTTATTTCTCTTTATCTGGTATGTATTCTGAAAATCCGAATGATCCGGAGCTGAGAATTGCCGAATTTAAGAATTTAATTAATGAGATTCATAAGCGTGATATGGGTGTTATTCTAGATGTTGTTTACAACCATACGGCGAGAGTTGGGATTCTTGAAGACCTAGTGCCGAATTATTATCACTTTATGGATGCAGATGGCACGCCACGCACAAGTTTTGGTGGTGGACGTTTAGGTACCACACATAAAATGGCACGTCGTGTGTTAGTTGATTCGATTCTTCATTGGGTAAGTGAGTACAAAGTAGATGGTTTCCGTTTTGATATGATGGGTGACCATGATGCAGAAAGTATTCAAATGGCGTTTGATAAGGCCCGAGAACTAAATCCGAATATTGTGATGATCGGGGAAGGCTGGCGCACTTTTGCAGGAGATGAAGGAGACCCGGTGCAAGCGGCTGACCAAGATTGGATGCAGTATACAGAGGCAGTTGGAAGTTTTTCTGATGAATTCCGTAATGAGTTGAAGTCAGGTTTCGGTAGCGAAGGGGAGCCTCGTTTCATTACAGGTGGAGCTCGTAATGTGAGTCAGATTTTTGATAACATAAAAGCGCAGCCACATAACTTCGTGGCGGATCAACCTGGTGATGTTGTTCCTTATATTGAAGCACATGATAATTTAACGTTGTACGATGTTATTGCACAGTCGATTAAGAAAGACCCTGATATTGCAGAAAATAATTTGGAGATTCATAAGCGTATCCGAATTGGTAATGCGATGGTACTAACGTCGCAAGGTACGGCATTTATCCATGCTGGCCAAGAGTTTGGGCGTACAAAGCAGTGGAGAGCAGAGGCTGCGGAGGCACCTTATAAGTCAACATATATGACGGATAAAGATGGCAATCCGTTCTTGTTCCCTTACTTTATCCACGATTCTTATGATTCGTCGGATATTATTAACCGATTTGATTGGGAAAAGGCGACAAATGCAGAGTTGTTCCCGATTAATAACGTGACGCGTGAGTACACGGCTGGTCTAATTGCGTTACGTCGTTCCACAGATGCGTTCCGTTTAGGTACGAAGGAATTAGTGGATGCGAATGTGACGATGGTAGAGGCGCCGGAAGTGAAGGAGCGCGATGTAGTTGTTGCTTATCGCAGCGAAGCAACAAACGGTGATGTGTATTACGTGTTCGTGAACGCGGATATGCAGGCAAGAACGTTTACACTTGGAGAAGATTTAACTTCTGGAATCGTTGTTGTGGACGGAGATGAAGCTGGTGTTGTGGAAGTGTCAGAGCGTACTGGTTTTGAATGGACTTCCGAGAGCATTACGTTGGAGCCGTTAACGACTGTAGTTGTTAAGGTGAGCACAGAAGAAGGAACTGAGCCAGGAGATGGTGAGGAACCGGGTGATGGAACGGAACCAGGAGATGGGGAAGAGCCGGGTGATGGAACTAACCCAGGAGATGGGGAAGAGCCAGGTGAAGGCACGACACCGGGAGCTGGAAAAGATAAAGACAAAGATAAAGACAAAGATAAAGAGAAAGAGAAAGATAAAGATAAAGAGAAAAAAGATAAGTCAGATAAAAAATCTGCAGGAGACAAAGCAGGTAATAAACTGCCAAACACAGCATCCAACACGTACAACTGGATGCTACTAGGAATCCTATTCCTAATGCTAGGCGGCGGCTACTTAGCAAGAAGATCATAATGTGAAACGGGGACGGGGTTCATTTTTCATCGTAATTATTACGATGAGAAATCGAACCCCGTCCCTATTTTTCACCAATTTTTTGAAAAGAATTCAATTTTATAACAAATTTCGACAACATATAGAATGTATTTGATAGTACATTATAACTAGTTCGTATAATGATTATAAGATTGAGAGGGAACACGGATGACGGTACAAGACCCGATTTATCAGGAATTCAATGAATTATTAAAAGATATTAGTCTGGAGCTAATGAATACGACAGTTTTTGAAAGAATAGAAGCAAATACATCAAGCTTTACTAGAAGTATGCCAGAACTTAATAGATCTATAAATAAATTGGGAGAATTAATTCGAACAATCGAAGCTACAAAGAATAATTCAGAAGAAACATTTAAAGAAGTGAAGAAAAGGTTTGGTATATTAGAAGAAACATTAAAGAATTTTGAAAATCAAAGTAAGAACAATACAAATAATTCAAGGAAACAACTACTAGAAAACTTGGAAAATGTTAAGAAAAGTGTCCATGACTACACGACTAGTATGGAAAAGAAAATGGATAATAACCAAGAATACTTAATTCAAGTTTTAAATGAAAAACATGAGAAACTGATGAAACTTCAATATATTCAGATATCTATTTCAGCGATTTCTGTTGGAATTCTCATTTATGTTTTGGCGGGTTAAGCAAGATGAATGCAGAACAATATCGTAACTTTGCTGAAAGGTACCAGTCGACATTTTTAAATATTAAAGAATATTACGATAAGAATGTAAAAAGTAACTTGCAATTAACAATTATTAAAAGAGCTAGTCTGGTCAGAGAACAAATAAGCCGACTAAAGTCTGTTCAAGGCTATGAAAAATCCTCCATATTAAAACCTTATGTAGAAGAGATAGAAACATTTTATGAAAAGTATAATAGTGTTGCAAACGGTTTGGATAAACCATTTATGTTGTTTGTAATGGGTATGGGTAAGTATGGAAAATCGACATTATTAAATGCTTTAATGAGATCGAATGAAGCAGCGATGGATGAGTTACCGAAAACATGGAAAATTGACGTCTTTAATCCAGCATTACCAGCTCATTGTGCTGTGGTTAAATATAAAGATAACCGTAAACAACTGTTGAAAAAAGATGAGGTAAAAGAGCTTATTCTTCAAGAGGAAAAGAAACGTGATGAATCCGATGAATTGGTAAGTAAAGAATTTAAACAAAAGTCAAAATCGTATAAAACAATAGCTGAGAAAAAAGAATTCAAACAGTATTTAGAAGAAAAACTGGTTTATAAATCAGATGTCATAGAAGTAGAGTGGGGTGTTAAGCGCACTCCGATTCTTAAGCACTTCTCATTGGTTGATACGCCTGGGATATTTCAAAATATAATGGGAGAATTACGCGTAAGTATACAAGAATATTATCATAAGGCTGACGGAGTAATTTGGATGCTTAATGCAGAAATTATTTCTGCTGCAAAATCGAAAGAATTACTAGAAGAACTCAACACGCATCTTGATACTATTGGTAATAAAAAAGCGACGAACATAATTGCTGTTCTTAATAGAATAGACAAGATCCGAGAAAGAAGTGGGGAAGAAGGGGTAGAGAGGATTATTAAAGAAGCTAAAGATATATATGGTGATATCTTTAGTGATATTATCCCTATCTCAGCTTTTGAGGCATTGAAAGGGATAGAAAATAACGATAACAAACAAATAGAACGAAGCGGTATGGAAAAGTTAGAGTATACGATTAATCATGTGTTTTTTCAAAATAGTAGAAGGCTACAAATGGAAAGTAAAATCAATGCAATAACGTTATTAGATAAGGAACTTAATATACTTTTAACAGAATTATATAACAGACTATACAAGGATCATCATAATCGGATTAAAAGTCTACTATTGTTTGACTCAGAAATAGCGGAAAAAATGGACACCTTGAAAAAACGTATTCAAACAACTATTGCAGCTTATAAAAATGAAGTGAAAGATAATATTTATAGTAGAGCTGGCGACTTGTTTGATATTGATTCAGAAAGTAAAAGACAGTCTTACTTAGAAAAAGATATTTTTAGAGTACAAAAGATAAGTCAACAGATGGGGAAACTTCAAAAGGATATCTTTGAAGAAATAGTATCAATTGAAAAACTGATTAAACCCAAAATAACATTCTCTAAATATAAGCACATTGACATTACGGAGCTAGAAAATAAAAATCTAGTCAAAACACAAAGTTCAGTAGCTTTTAATAACCATACATTAGATACAGATGACATTAGTTTTGCTTCTGGAGCTGGGATTTCAATTGTAGCTGCATTATTATTAGGCCCATTAGGTCTTATTTTAGGGCCGTTGCTTGCCCATTGGGGTTTTACAAAATGGATTGCAAAACAATTTAAACTTGGAGAAGTACAATCCAATTTACTTAGCACGTTGAACGCTTCTACAGAAGAAATGCAAGAGAAAATGGAAGAAGAGTTAATGACACGAATCGAGATTATTACAGATAATATTTATTTAACATGTAATGAAACTTTTTCTTCTCTGTATGGAAATAGTGAAACTTCCGAATCAGTCTTAGATGTTTTAAAAAATTGGAGTAACACCATCAGTCAGCCAGTTCAAGCGCTAAGTGTGAAAGAGATTATTATCCAGTCACATACAAAAAAAGAATCTAGTATTATGAGGAGGTAATTCATTTGATGCTTCAAAAAAAACTAGAACAAACTGCAAAACATTTTGAGCAGTCTCCTGTTAGAGAAAGTTGGTCTAATAATATGAACTTAGGCCCGCTTTCCGAAAGTATAAAACCAGCAATGAAATCAATTGATAAAGATATAAATACGTTAATTGAAAAATGCCAAACACCTTTAAAGTTAGTAATAATGGGAGAGGTAAAAGCAGGGAAGTCTACTTTAATCAACGCATTGGTAGGGAAGGTTCTGTCACCTACTAATGTAGCAGAAACGACAGCTAGTATTATTGAAATTTCTTATGATAAGAATGCAAACGGAACTATTTTCACAACAAGTAGTAACGAAAATATTGTTGGGACGTTAGATGAAATATATCAAACCTTAGACCAGAAAAGAACCGATATGGATTTCTTTAAAAACGTTGATTATGTGAAATTAGGATTTCCATTAAAAAGTTTAAAGAGTTTACATATTATTGATACACCTGGGCTTGCTACAGTTAGAGAGGCAAATGAAAAAAGAACGGAAAGCTTTATTCAGTCTGCCGATGTTATTTTATGGGTGTTTAACGGCCATGTACTTGGACAAGCAGATATTGAGGGAAAGTTAGAAGAAGTAGCAATGATGGGAAAACCAATAATTGCCCTAATTAACCGAGTAGATGAATTAAATACTCCTGCTGATAAGCTAGTAAACTATTTAGAAAAAAAGATTGATATATACGTAGAAGACATTATGGCAATCTCTGCAAAATCAGCTCTTGAAGGTAAGTTGGAAGGAAATGAAGACAAGCTAAGGATATCTGGTTTATTAGAACTGTTGGAATATTTAGAGACGAATATTGAACGTAATAGTGAAAATGTACAAACGCATAGTATTATTCAATCATCCAAAGTGTTAATTGAAAAAGATTGTTTATTCCACGATAACATTAATGAAGATATAGCAAGAGTTATATCGGATTTAGACGTTAGGAAAAATGAAATCTCTTTTTTTAATGAGAATATTAAAAGAGCACTACAAGCAGATTTGAAAAACTGGTTTGAGTTAGAGTTTTTAGAACGTGAAAAAGAAGAAATGATGGTGAAAGTTAAGCAGTTAGGTATTTTTTCAAAAACAAGAGAGTCAAAAGAACTATCAGAAGAACTAAAAGATATTCTTTCGGAAAAAGCGTTGGAAAGACAACTGCAAGAAAAGTATGAAGATATTCACAAGCAATTTATGACCAAATGGGAAAGAGCTTCTGCAGAATTAGCATCAAAGATAGAAGCGGAACAACAAATCCACTATAAAAATAATCTGGCATCTCTTCAAATGAAGCTAAAAGAGTTAGATAGTAGAGCTCCATCTGGTGAGGAAGCACTTCTCGATGGTGCCGGGAAAGGTGCAATTGTAGCTGGAACTTATGGTGCAACTGCAGCGGTGTACACTGCTATTCTAGGTCCTGCTGCTGCTAGTGTTTCATTAATTGGTGCAATTGGTGCTATCTTACCTCCAGTATTGCTAGTTGGTGCTACAGTTGGTGCTGTTTGGAAAGCAATTACACATAAAAATGAAAAAAATAAGTTTGCACAAGAAATAAAAACAACTTTTTCTGATGTGAAGAGTCATATAGAAAAACAATACTTAACTAGTGTTCTAGAAGGGATAGATACTGAATCTAATAAGATGGCAAATGCAATATATAACCAAATATGCCAACATGTGTGTAAAAATGAAGATATAGAATTATTAGTTAGGTTAAAACAGAACAATGAAAACTATATACGAGTTTCCAAAATGCACCTACTAGAATTGGAAGAGTTAAAAGAAAAAGTAGAACAGCCAATAGCCTAACCTTAAGTCATAATTTAAATATAAACAAACAGTGCCTGAACTAGTGCCAGGCAACACTCGAAAATTCTTGTACCACCAAGAAGGTTTCACAACAAAAAAACCTCCTAAACGAGTATTAGGAGGTTTTCTATTATTTATTAAGTAAAACTATTCCACCTTCGTCAACACAATCGGCTGCACGTCGCCTTCGCCTTTAAGTTCTAGTTTGTCGCCGTTGAAGTTATAAGCAAACTTAAGTGTTTGATCGTTAAAATTTAACGTTAAATTTTTACCATCCACTTCATAAGTTCCTTCATTACCGCCATACCCGCTATCTAGCGTGTACGCTCCATCTTTCTTAAATTCAAAAGTCATTACCCCAAACTGATCTACCCATTCTCCAACTACTTTACTAGAATCAGAAGAACATCCAGCCAATAAAACTAGCGTGAAAATAGATGCCAAAAGAAGTTTGTGAAAACGCATAAAAATCCCACCCCTATTCATATGTATTCTTTCACTATAAGTTCAAGCGTTGATTGTGTAAAGAGAAAAATGAGAAATGGGGACGGGGTTCATTTCACATCCTCTAAATGTGAAACAAACCCCGTCCTCACTTTTCATTCGTCTGTCGAAATATTTTCATTGATTTTCCACTCTAATCCTCATAAACTATATTAACTGAGTGAGTTTCATAATGTACAATTACTAAGTGAAAAACGAATATTAAACCTATTCTTTCATATAATTTACGTTTTCTTATCGAACGTTATTTTATAATATACGGAACATTCGTTTTTCACTAAACGAACAGTAATTGTGAAATTGATTCAATTAAAACATCTTTCTTCGAAGAGGAGGCATCCACCTATGAAACTCACATCTACAAACGAACATTCAACTGGCATCCTTTTTGCCGCGTTTTCCTATATACTTTGGGGCTTCCTTCCACTATATTGGAAAGTACTCCAACACGTCCCAGCCTGGGAGTTACTCGCTCATCGCATCCTATGGTCACTCGTCTTCATGCTCGTTATCCTACTAGCGATGAAAAAATTCTCGACCATCCCATTAGAACTAAAAACCCTATTTGCCAACAAAAAACGAGCAATCGGCCTAACGCTAGCTTCCATCTGCATTACCCTCAACTGGGGCCTTTACATATGGGCGGTTAACACAAACAACATTGTAGAAGCGAGCCTTGGCTACTACATCAACCCGCTCGTCAGCATCTTGCTCGGTATCATCGTGTTAAAAGAAAAACTATCACGCTGGCAAATGATCTCGATCATCATCGCAAGCGTTGGCGTACTCATCCTAACCGTCAACTTCGGCTCTTTCCCATGGATCGCCATCACCCTAGCCTTCAGCTTCGGCTTTTATGGCTTATTGAAAAAAATGGTCCAACTAGGCGCAGTGATGGGATTAACCATTGAAACATTGTTGCTCGCTCCATGTGCGTTACTGTTTTTGAGCGTCTTGCAAACTGGAGGTAGTGCTTCGTTTGGTATGGACGTCATGACAACTGTATTTTTAATTGGAGCCGGTGTCGCAACCGCGATACCTTTGCTTTTGTTCGCAAGTGGAGCCAAAAGAATACCTCTATCCATGGTCGGGCTCC is drawn from Bacillus alkalisoli and contains these coding sequences:
- a CDS encoding pullulanase; translated protein: MKRKSFQKGMAILLSILLVISMFPGYITTATAETTTTESVERQIRFSYERADQNYGDWDLWVWGTGVKDGDIKFTEFKDGKAYATILVSENADSVGFIVRKPDWSEKDIDADRNITLHKTEPITKVHVKSGEYDFHTVPEVAGPVISDGNAHFYYRNPALYTTNEMHKVEKVELEILGQRYELEAQPKNERFAFTLENVPNGEHEYTYFVTIDGTTTQVTDPYNTALGKSTIKLVQSAVEVNASVYPAAVNYNENAVVTVDYTTESDAVIREVSINLSAIGGKEKVAIDPELNEITVAVDQKITAGVKELPIVAIDQFGNRHQGKAILEVKARTFTGEEADFDWDEAIIYFMLTDRFFDGDASNNDPYGIGYDKTKPGTYQGGDFKGITQKLDYLNELGINTIWINPIVENIKYDVRHAEPGTPYYGYHGYWASNFGELNPHFGTMADFHELIDEAHNRGMKIMIDVVLNHTGYGLKADDAKYSHIPHFPTDEDRARFDGMLRAGGTDTIRGELAGLPDFITEDPAVRAQIIEWQVDWIEKSRTESGNTIDYFRVDTVKHVENTTWMAFKNALTKEMPEFKMIGESWGANANDDHGYLHNGMMDSLLDFEFKNIARDFANGQILSAQSRLENRNNKLSNGATVGNFLGSHDEERFLEIVGGDLGKYQVAASLQLTAKGQPVIYYGEELGLGGKANYPYYDNRQNMPWQEIDGNRTLAHYKKVLAFRNEHATVFAKGAREKVAGSDQDQYLLFSRSYNGDAVYVGLNTAKATKEITVNAGSEHAVVTNHYKNTTHAADKNGHVTLSLPSMEDGGTALFTVDNGSLSELPKGDVGEIPADTIRIHYQRTDNSYENLGLWLWGDVASPSENWPSGGTKFQADQVTSYGAYVDVPMKKGAENIGFLVLNVTNGDKDGEDKWVELFSPDINELWIKQGSDQVSLYEPVDLPANTVRIHYDRNNNDYDGWGLWNWHDVQSPSDGWPNGAADAAGVGKHGAYYDIKLIDNAEKIGFLFVNKNNGQQTGDMTFEMLKDHNMLFVKEGEDSVYTDPYGAVPIALLSGEVLSDKKITLLFTTTEGLHVEDLMEQLEMKDVDGNTVVVTSITIEDSKRVTLHGEFDLEKVPFTVTLGDRTILAKTGWRLIDEMYGYDGKLGAELHHDGTATLKVWSPKAEDVKVVLYDKDDQNVIVREMDMVKGDRGVWSVELSMFNTGLDSLRGYYYHYAITHNGETKLALDPYAKSMAAWSHTSGDPVGKAAIVDIGSIGPDLDYANIPGYEKREDAIIYEVHVRDFTSDPNIAESLKAQFGTFASFVEKLDYIQELGVTHVQLLPVMSYFFGDELKNGERMLEYASTQTNYNWGYDPHSYFSLSGMYSENPNDPELRIAEFKNLINEIHKRDMGVILDVVYNHTARVGILEDLVPNYYHFMDADGTPRTSFGGGRLGTTHKMARRVLVDSILHWVSEYKVDGFRFDMMGDHDAESIQMAFDKARELNPNIVMIGEGWRTFAGDEGDPVQAADQDWMQYTEAVGSFSDEFRNELKSGFGSEGEPRFITGGARNVSQIFDNIKAQPHNFVADQPGDVVPYIEAHDNLTLYDVIAQSIKKDPDIAENNLEIHKRIRIGNAMVLTSQGTAFIHAGQEFGRTKQWRAEAAEAPYKSTYMTDKDGNPFLFPYFIHDSYDSSDIINRFDWEKATNAELFPINNVTREYTAGLIALRRSTDAFRLGTKELVDANVTMVEAPEVKERDVVVAYRSEATNGDVYYVFVNADMQARTFTLGEDLTSGIVVVDGDEAGVVEVSERTGFEWTSESITLEPLTTVVVKVSTEEGTEPGDGEEPGDGTEPGDGEEPGDGTNPGDGEEPGEGTTPGAGKDKDKDKDKDKEKEKDKDKEKKDKSDKKSAGDKAGNKLPNTASNTYNWMLLGILFLMLGGGYLARRS
- a CDS encoding dynamin family protein; the encoded protein is MNAEQYRNFAERYQSTFLNIKEYYDKNVKSNLQLTIIKRASLVREQISRLKSVQGYEKSSILKPYVEEIETFYEKYNSVANGLDKPFMLFVMGMGKYGKSTLLNALMRSNEAAMDELPKTWKIDVFNPALPAHCAVVKYKDNRKQLLKKDEVKELILQEEKKRDESDELVSKEFKQKSKSYKTIAEKKEFKQYLEEKLVYKSDVIEVEWGVKRTPILKHFSLVDTPGIFQNIMGELRVSIQEYYHKADGVIWMLNAEIISAAKSKELLEELNTHLDTIGNKKATNIIAVLNRIDKIRERSGEEGVERIIKEAKDIYGDIFSDIIPISAFEALKGIENNDNKQIERSGMEKLEYTINHVFFQNSRRLQMESKINAITLLDKELNILLTELYNRLYKDHHNRIKSLLLFDSEIAEKMDTLKKRIQTTIAAYKNEVKDNIYSRAGDLFDIDSESKRQSYLEKDIFRVQKISQQMGKLQKDIFEEIVSIEKLIKPKITFSKYKHIDITELENKNLVKTQSSVAFNNHTLDTDDISFASGAGISIVAALLLGPLGLILGPLLAHWGFTKWIAKQFKLGEVQSNLLSTLNASTEEMQEKMEEELMTRIEIITDNIYLTCNETFSSLYGNSETSESVLDVLKNWSNTISQPVQALSVKEIIIQSHTKKESSIMRR
- a CDS encoding dynamin family protein yields the protein MLQKKLEQTAKHFEQSPVRESWSNNMNLGPLSESIKPAMKSIDKDINTLIEKCQTPLKLVIMGEVKAGKSTLINALVGKVLSPTNVAETTASIIEISYDKNANGTIFTTSSNENIVGTLDEIYQTLDQKRTDMDFFKNVDYVKLGFPLKSLKSLHIIDTPGLATVREANEKRTESFIQSADVILWVFNGHVLGQADIEGKLEEVAMMGKPIIALINRVDELNTPADKLVNYLEKKIDIYVEDIMAISAKSALEGKLEGNEDKLRISGLLELLEYLETNIERNSENVQTHSIIQSSKVLIEKDCLFHDNINEDIARVISDLDVRKNEISFFNENIKRALQADLKNWFELEFLEREKEEMMVKVKQLGIFSKTRESKELSEELKDILSEKALERQLQEKYEDIHKQFMTKWERASAELASKIEAEQQIHYKNNLASLQMKLKELDSRAPSGEEALLDGAGKGAIVAGTYGATAAVYTAILGPAAASVSLIGAIGAILPPVLLVGATVGAVWKAITHKNEKNKFAQEIKTTFSDVKSHIEKQYLTSVLEGIDTESNKMANAIYNQICQHVCKNEDIELLVRLKQNNENYIRVSKMHLLELEELKEKVEQPIA
- a CDS encoding DUF5640 domain-containing protein, which translates into the protein MRFHKLLLASIFTLVLLAGCSSDSSKVVGEWVDQFGVMTFEFKKDGAYTLDSGYGGNEGTYEVDGKNLTLNFNDQTLKFAYNFNGDKLELKGEGDVQPIVLTKVE
- the rarD gene encoding EamA family transporter RarD produces the protein MKLTSTNEHSTGILFAAFSYILWGFLPLYWKVLQHVPAWELLAHRILWSLVFMLVILLAMKKFSTIPLELKTLFANKKRAIGLTLASICITLNWGLYIWAVNTNNIVEASLGYYINPLVSILLGIIVLKEKLSRWQMISIIIASVGVLILTVNFGSFPWIAITLAFSFGFYGLLKKMVQLGAVMGLTIETLLLAPCALLFLSVLQTGGSASFGMDVMTTVFLIGAGVATAIPLLLFASGAKRIPLSMVGLLQYLAPTISLLLGVFLYNEPFTKIHLIAFMCIWTALTIYTLTVTKLGARHHPKFVE